One part of the Candidatus Polarisedimenticolia bacterium genome encodes these proteins:
- a CDS encoding TPM domain-containing protein, with protein MARPLRIVAAALLALWALTSPSHAQIKLPPREDRSIHDLAGVLSSTTVQTLEARHTELFQKTGVAIVVIIVPNLQGEPIDDFAVRVGKEWGAGKKGEDRGIVFALSTGDRRVFIATGYGVEGFLPDGKVGGILDEYVIPSLKQNDWSKGVDLGSAALCQETAREYQVELTGLPKLPARSGSRQGGILGMLFVVFVFIILIMIISRGSRGGGRRGGGISPLLWWLLMSQQGRGRRGGWGGGGFGGGGFGGSGGFGGFGGGGFGGGGAGRGF; from the coding sequence ATGGCGCGACCACTCCGGATCGTTGCGGCTGCGCTGCTGGCGCTTTGGGCGCTGACCTCCCCCTCCCACGCCCAGATCAAGCTGCCGCCTCGCGAGGACCGCTCCATCCATGACTTGGCGGGAGTGCTCTCCTCCACCACCGTCCAGACTCTGGAGGCGCGCCACACCGAGCTGTTCCAGAAGACCGGGGTCGCCATCGTCGTCATCATCGTCCCCAACTTGCAAGGGGAGCCGATCGACGATTTCGCGGTGCGGGTGGGCAAGGAATGGGGCGCCGGCAAGAAGGGCGAGGACCGCGGCATCGTCTTCGCGCTCTCGACCGGGGACCGGCGGGTCTTCATCGCGACGGGCTATGGGGTGGAGGGCTTCCTTCCGGACGGCAAGGTGGGTGGCATTCTGGATGAGTATGTCATCCCCTCCCTGAAGCAGAACGACTGGTCGAAGGGGGTCGACCTGGGGAGCGCCGCACTGTGCCAGGAGACGGCGCGCGAGTACCAGGTCGAGCTGACGGGGCTGCCGAAGCTGCCGGCCCGCTCGGGCTCGCGCCAGGGCGGCATTCTCGGTATGCTCTTCGTCGTCTTCGTCTTCATCATTTTGATCATGATCATTTCCCGGGGATCCCGGGGCGGCGGTCGTCGTGGCGGCGGCATCTCCCCGCTTCTGTGGTGGCTGCTGATGTCGCAGCAGGGCCGCGGCCGGCGTGGCGGCTGGGGCGGCGGTGGGTTTGGTGGCGGTGGTTTCGGCGGCAGCGGCGGGTTTGGCGGCTTCGGCGGCGGAGGTTTCGGTGGCGGCGGCGCGGGGCGCGGCTTCTAG
- a CDS encoding LemA family protein yields MKRTGCIVLGIVVLLVLVVGGMLMGKYNTIVRQNETINNAWAQVKVVLQRRADLIPNLVETVKGYATHEREVFENVAQARAKLAGATTPQEAAAANAGLSSALGRLLAIAEAYPDLKANQNFIRLQDELSGTENRIAVERRAYNETVRAYNAYIKTFPTNIIAGMFSFGPREYFESDQSANEAPKVKF; encoded by the coding sequence ATGAAGAGGACGGGCTGTATCGTTCTGGGAATCGTGGTCCTGCTCGTGCTGGTCGTGGGCGGGATGCTCATGGGGAAATACAACACCATCGTCCGGCAGAACGAGACGATCAACAACGCCTGGGCGCAGGTGAAGGTGGTCCTGCAGCGCCGGGCCGATCTGATCCCGAACCTGGTGGAGACGGTGAAGGGGTACGCCACGCACGAGCGCGAGGTCTTCGAAAACGTGGCGCAGGCGCGGGCCAAGCTGGCCGGGGCCACCACTCCCCAGGAAGCGGCCGCCGCGAATGCCGGCCTCAGCTCGGCGCTGGGGCGCCTGCTCGCCATCGCCGAGGCCTACCCGGATCTGAAAGCAAACCAGAACTTCATCCGCCTGCAGGACGAGCTTTCCGGCACCGAGAACCGCATCGCGGTGGAGCGGCGCGCCTATAACGAGACGGTGCGGGCGTACAATGCCTACATCAAGACCTTCCCGACCAACATAATCGCCGGGATGTTCAGCTTCGGCCCGCGCGAGTATTTTGAGTCGGATCAGTCGGCCAACGAGGCGCCCAAGGTCAAGTTCTGA
- a CDS encoding SDR family oxidoreductase, whose protein sequence is MRVVITGASRGLGLEFTRRYLEAGEEVFALARAPERSRALMGMAGDRLVCVACDVGDEASIQTAFTEVAAKTDGIDLLLNNAATYGSHDDRLPTLKADEMLQVFMVNTLGPILMTREFLPLLREGKNPKVVHITSLMGSIEDNRGGGKYSYRVSKVGLNMASRNMALELAGDRIISVVIHPGWVRTEMGGMGAPLSIDEAVGSMIKTIAGLSQKHSGQFVDRHGKPAPW, encoded by the coding sequence ATGCGCGTCGTCATCACGGGAGCAAGCCGCGGGCTGGGGCTGGAGTTCACCCGGCGCTACCTGGAAGCCGGGGAGGAGGTCTTCGCCCTGGCCCGCGCTCCCGAGCGCTCCCGCGCCTTGATGGGGATGGCCGGCGACCGCCTGGTGTGTGTCGCATGCGACGTGGGGGATGAAGCCTCGATCCAGACCGCCTTCACCGAGGTGGCCGCCAAAACCGATGGGATCGATCTTCTGCTCAACAACGCCGCCACCTACGGCTCGCACGACGACCGCCTCCCGACGCTCAAGGCCGACGAGATGCTGCAGGTGTTCATGGTAAACACGCTGGGGCCGATCCTGATGACGCGGGAGTTCCTGCCCCTGCTGCGCGAGGGGAAGAACCCCAAGGTGGTGCACATCACCTCGCTGATGGGGTCGATCGAGGACAACCGCGGCGGCGGCAAGTACAGCTACCGGGTGAGCAAAGTGGGGCTGAACATGGCGTCGCGCAACATGGCGCTCGAGCTGGCGGGCGACCGTATCATCTCCGTGGTCATCCACCCCGGCTGGGTGCGCACCGAGATGGGCGGGATGGGTGCGCCGTTGAGCATCGACGAGGCGGTCGGCTCGATGATCAAGACGATCGCCGGGCTGTCCCAGAAGCACTCGGGACAGTTCGTCGACCGCCACGGCAAGCCCGCACCCTGGTAG
- a CDS encoding P-loop NTPase: MTIFRKLGRSLSDLTGHERAPSIASEPAAPRRFAADCPARIICVTSGKGGTGKSMVTSNLATELALRGMRVLAIDADLGLANLHLLLGVSPRRSLYHSLVNHLTFREVAHRTGSGVHLVAGPSGVAELADLSARDLSHLIGETARYGAEFEVVLIDTAAGIARMTTAFLNAAREILVVTTPDLTAMTDAYATMKTVLRHNPSAVMSVVVNRARTARQGWEVFQTLDGIAGRFMTRRLTYLGYIPEDETVRRSVAVKTPAVQLEPESAVALRVRDIATALFPPRVAAPRYAPTPGATGPLRYGENG, encoded by the coding sequence GTGACGATCTTCCGCAAGCTGGGGCGCAGCCTGTCGGATCTGACCGGCCATGAGCGCGCCCCGTCGATTGCCTCCGAGCCAGCCGCCCCCAGACGCTTCGCCGCCGACTGCCCGGCGCGAATCATCTGCGTCACCTCGGGCAAAGGCGGGACCGGCAAGTCGATGGTGACCTCCAACCTGGCGACAGAGCTCGCGCTGCGCGGCATGCGCGTGCTGGCCATCGACGCTGATTTAGGTCTGGCCAACCTGCACTTGCTCCTGGGAGTCTCCCCGCGGCGCAGCCTGTATCACTCCCTGGTCAACCACCTCACCTTCCGTGAAGTAGCGCACCGGACCGGCTCGGGGGTGCATCTGGTCGCCGGGCCTTCGGGCGTGGCGGAGCTGGCCGATCTCAGCGCGCGCGATTTGTCCCACCTCATCGGCGAGACGGCCCGCTACGGGGCGGAATTCGAGGTGGTCCTGATCGACACCGCCGCCGGCATCGCGCGCATGACCACGGCCTTTCTGAACGCCGCGCGCGAGATCCTGGTCGTGACGACTCCCGATCTGACCGCCATGACCGACGCCTACGCCACGATGAAGACGGTCCTGCGCCACAACCCATCGGCCGTCATGTCGGTGGTGGTGAACCGTGCCCGCACGGCGCGGCAGGGATGGGAGGTCTTCCAGACCCTGGACGGCATCGCCGGGCGCTTCATGACGCGGCGACTCACCTACCTCGGCTACATCCCGGAAGACGAAACGGTCCGCCGGTCGGTAGCGGTCAAGACCCCCGCGGTGCAGCTCGAGCCGGAGTCGGCGGTGGCGCTGCGGGTTCGCGACATCGCCACGGCGCTGTTCCCGCCGCGGGTGGCCGCGCCGCGCTACGCCCCGACCCCCGGCGCCACCGGTCCGCTGCGCTACGGTGAGAACGGATGA
- a CDS encoding ParA family protein: protein MKTLAIINQKGGCGKTTTAINLGASLALRGKRVLLCDLDPQGHASLGLSRGKNPEYSRTLSDALLDGGALDGCLVEISENFRLAPSNPSLQLAEQRLHDIASGEKRLKEVLDWVAEDYDYCVLDCPPGGGVLIANALHAADEVILAVETSFYSLYGVSQLLQAVKALPRDRELRIRALATLYDRRTGFSREILQDLHRFFGDSLYDTVIHHNVKLREASSYGIPITEYDPKARGSQDYLALADEVLGIRAGKPAS from the coding sequence ATGAAGACGCTGGCCATCATCAACCAGAAGGGGGGATGCGGGAAGACCACCACCGCCATCAACCTGGGCGCTTCGCTTGCCCTGCGCGGCAAGCGGGTCCTGCTGTGCGACCTCGACCCGCAGGGGCACGCGTCGCTGGGGCTGTCACGCGGCAAGAACCCCGAGTATTCGCGCACGCTGTCGGATGCGCTGCTGGATGGCGGTGCTCTGGACGGCTGCCTGGTGGAGATCTCGGAGAACTTCCGGCTGGCGCCATCGAACCCGTCGCTGCAACTCGCCGAGCAGCGGCTGCACGACATCGCCTCGGGCGAGAAGCGTCTCAAGGAAGTGCTCGACTGGGTGGCGGAGGATTACGACTACTGTGTGCTGGACTGCCCCCCCGGCGGCGGCGTCCTGATTGCCAACGCCCTACACGCCGCCGACGAGGTGATCCTGGCGGTGGAGACCTCTTTCTACTCGCTGTACGGCGTGTCGCAGCTGCTGCAGGCGGTCAAGGCGCTGCCCCGTGATCGGGAGCTCCGGATTCGGGCGCTGGCCACGCTGTACGACCGGCGTACCGGGTTCTCGCGCGAGATCCTGCAGGATTTGCATCGCTTCTTCGGCGATTCGCTCTATGACACCGTGATCCACCACAACGTGAAGCTGCGGGAGGCCTCCAGCTACGGCATCCCGATCACCGAATACGATCCGAAGGCCCGAGGCAGCCAGGATTACCTGGCGCTCGCCGACGAGGTGCTCGGCATCCGGGCCGGAAAACCCGCATCGTGA